From one Anopheles cruzii chromosome 3, idAnoCruzAS_RS32_06, whole genome shotgun sequence genomic stretch:
- the LOC128271732 gene encoding E3 ubiquitin-protein transferase MAEA, producing the protein MAEIKAMEHPSLKVPYEILNKRFRIAQKTLDRELSQIQNVASELEKGLSEGTASSEISRLLGGVVERLQVLKRKAEESISEELSAGYVCKRRLEHLKQNVNPPVDATTLELQAAATSQWKKIRLDRMIVEHFLRLGYYDTAERLAERSGIRDLTNLDIFQVTREVERDLVNHCTAKCIAWCNDNKSKLKKINSTIEFQLRVQEFVELIREDKRLVAVRHAQKYFPAFEHEQLKEIRQCMALLAFQVNTEVEPYKTLFDPQRWNDLVLHFRLENYRLFQLPSQSVLSVAVQAGISALKTPQCYSYTSKNMNCPVCQENVNEIAENLPFSHCAQSRLICRITGKPLNEHNLPMMLPNGQIFGQQAIEQMRRENDILVCPKTNESFRAPKIEKVFVM; encoded by the exons ATGGCCGAAATCAAAGCAATGGAGCATCCATCATTAAAG GTACCGTACGAAATACTGAACAAGCGTTTTCGTATCGCACAAAAAACGCTCGACCGTGAGCTGAGCCAGATACAGAACGTGGCCTCGGAGCTGGAGAAGGGTCTGTCGGAGGGCACGGCCAGCTCGGAGATTTCGCGCCTGCTGGGCGGCGTGGTCGAACGCCTGCAGGTGCTGAAGCGCAAGGCCGAGGAAAGCATTTCGGAGGAACTGTCGGCCGGGTACGTGTGCAAGCGTCGGCTGGAGCACCTGAAGCAGAACGTGAACCCACCGGTGGACGCCACCACGCTGGAGCTGCAGGCCGCCGCAACGAGCCAGTGGAAGAAGATCCGGCTCGATCGCATGATCGTCGAACACTTTCTGCGTCTCGGCTACTACGACACGGCCGAACGGTTGGCCGAACGTAGCGGCATCCGGGATCTGACCAATTTGGACATTTTCCAAGTCACGCGCGAGGTGGAGCGCGACCTGGTGAACCATTGCACGGCCAAGTGCATCGCCTGGTGCAACGACAACAAGTCGAAGCTGAAGAAGATCAACTCCACCATCGAGTTCCAGCTGCGCGTGCAGGAGTTTGTCGAGCTGATCCGCGAAGACAagcggctggtggcggtgcgcCACGCACAGAAGTACTTCCCGGCGTTCGAACACGAACAGCTGAAGGAGATCCGCCAGTGCATGGCACTGCTCGCTTTTCAGGTGAACACGGAGGTCGAACCGTACAAGACGTTGTTCGATCCGCAGCGCTGGAACGATCTGGTGCTGCACTTCCGGCTCGAAAACTATCGCCTGTTTCAGCTGCCGTCTCAGTCGGTGCTGAGTGTGGCGGTACAGGCCGGCATTTCGGCCCTGAAGACACCGCAGTGCTACTCGTACACCTCGAAAAACATGAACTGTCCCGTGTGCCAGGAGAACGTGAACGAGATTGCCGAGAACCTGCCCTTCTCACACTGTGCCCAGAGTCGACTGATTTGCAG AATTACAGGCAAACCGCTGAACGAACACAACCTaccgatgatgctgccgaACGGGCAGATCTTTGGCCAGCAGGCGATCGAACAGATGCGGCGCGAAAACGACATTCTCGTTTGCCCGAAAACGAACGAATCGTTCCGTGCGCCAAAGATCGAGAAAGTCTTCGTCATGTAG
- the LOC128272909 gene encoding protein glass-like, whose product MYISCGSTDSAPMEPETGYVPNNPLFGMPLDSPQECPSSCGGSGCTSCQESAASLPLAGLHGSDFSDCGNCLDHSGVLSTQNALGGYWNEDMSTFPGLPPLDIDPLPSLFPFSPCGASYNRPERPTHDVADVLLSLKHAVLKQSPDPQPIGQGSANFAPPQASLSYTVHPQMLLSPAGHHGHNSHSHYNQMQSQSGSYATNYYDSSCAQHAAPMYPSMSVNVSMNMTMHGYGAEASVPMQCSQMQWGAQNASSSVNVLYPPLLSPVPYPATTYSFTADFRPQSQSAAVAASALSPSLESQSRSSSQASQKQQQHSTHQQQQPQQLPLTQSQPQQQQQQHQQYYHHGHGHHGYHHAHHHHHHHSQSATAAAVASIDCTPPKNSTPPEFPLDQSPTDTTVAVAAAAAAAAALKMKAESVRSLGLGYLTESATSGGHLEDEDEEEAASGSGSEEAPGGDSKPNLCRLCGKTYARPSTLKTHLRTHSGERPYRCPDCNKSFSQAANLTAHVRTHTGQKPFRCPICDRRFSQSSSVTTHMRTHSGERPYRCRACKKAFSDSSTLTKHLRIHSGEKPYQCKLCLLRFSQSGNLNRHMRVHGNNGQALIA is encoded by the exons ATGTACATATCGTGTGGGAGTACGGACAGTGCTCCCATGGAGCCGGAAACGGGATATGTCCCGAACAATCCCCTCTTCGGTATGCCGCTCGACAGCCCACAG GAATGTCCATCGTCCTGTGGTGGTAGTGGCTGTACCAGCTGTCAGGAGAGCGCGGCATCATTACCCCTGGCGGGACTGCACGGATCGGATTTCAGCGATTGCGGAAACTGTCTGGACCACAGCGGCGTACTGAG CACCCAAAACGCTCTCGGAGGCTACTGGAACGAGGATATGAGTACATTTCCCGGACTTCCGCCCCTGGATATTGATCCACTTCCGAGTTTGTTTCCCTTCTCACCGTGCGGTGCTTCCTACAA CAGACCGGAGCGACCCACGCACGACGTAGCGGATGTGCTGCTGTCGCTGAAGCACGCCGTCCTGAAGCAGAGTCCCGATCCGCAGCCAATCGGGCAGGGTTCGGCGAACTTTGCGCCACCACAAGCGTCCCTTTCGTACACGGTCCACCCGCAGATGCTGCTgtctccggccggccaccatGGGCACAACTCGCACTCGCACTACAATCAGATGCAATCGCAGTCGGGGTCGTACGCGACCAATTACTACGATTCGTCCTGCGCACAACACGCGGCCCCGATGTACCCGAGCATGAGCGTCAACGTGAGCATGAACATGACGATGCACGGGTACGGTGCGGAGGCCTCGGTGCCGATGCAGTGCTCCCAAATGCAGTGGGGAGCCCAGAATGCGTCCTCATCCGTTAACGTGCTCTATCCGCCACTGCTCAGCCCGGTGCCCTATCCGGCCACAACCTACTCTTTCACGGCCGACTTCCGACCCCAGAGTCAATCAGCGGCAGTGGCCGCTTCGGCACTGTCCCCGTCCCTCGAATCGCAATCCCGTAGCTCAAGTCAGGCTTcacaaaagcagcagcaacattcgacgcatcagcaacagcagccgcaacagctGCCGCTTACGCAGTCGcagccgcaacaacaacagcagcagcatcaacagtATTATCACCACGGCCATGGTCATCATGGCTACCATCAtgcgcaccaccatcatcatcatcattcgcaatcggccaccgcagcagcggTCGCGTCCATTGATTGTACGCCGCCCAAGAACAGCACGCCGCCGGAATTTCCCCTTGACCAGTCGCCCACCGACAcaacggtggccgtggcggcggcggcggcagcggccgcagctCTCAAGATGAAGGCGGAAAGTGTCCGATCGCTCGGGCTCGGTTACCTTACGGAGTCTgccaccagcggcggccatCTTGAGGACGAGGATGAGGAAGAGGCGGCCAGTGGTAGTGGCAGCGAGGAGGCGCCCGGCGGCGACAGCAAGCCCAATCTCTGCCGGCTGTGTGGCAAAACGTATGCCAGGCCAAGCACACTCAAGACGCACCTGCGAACTCACTCCGGCGAGCGACCGTACCGGTGTCCGGACTGCAACAAAAGCTTCTCGCAGGCGGCCAACCTGACCGCACACGTTCGCACGCACACGGGCCAAAAACCGTTCCGGTGTCCGATTTGTGATAGGCGCTTCTCGCAAAGCTCCAGTGTTACGACGCACATGCGAACTCACTCCGGCGAGCGGCCATACCGGTGCCGGGCGTGCAAGAAAGCGTTCTCCGACAGCTCCACACTCACGAAACATCTGCGGATTCACAGCGGCGAAAAACCGTACCAGTGCAAGCTGTGTCTGCTCAG GTTTTCTCAGTCGGGCAACCTGAACCGCCACATGCGTGTCCATGGCAACAACGGACAAGCGCTGATTGCTTGA
- the LOC128273612 gene encoding ER membrane protein complex subunit 6: MSSTRVKTRETKTGEIIAYSDAAIRNNASAVEYCRTSMAALSGSTAGVLGLTGILGFLFYVLAVLCLWQMLLLKSGTNWQKYFISRKSLLTHGFLSGLCTYVLFWTFLYGMVHVY; encoded by the exons ATGTCGTCGACGAGGGTGAAAACGAGAGAAACCAAAACCGGAGAAATAATAGCTTACAGTGATGCGGCGATTAGAAACAATGCATCCGCCGTTGAATATTGCCGAACGTCGATGGCGGCCCTCTCTGGCAGTACTGCGG GTGTTCTAGGCCTTACCGGTATTCTGGGATTCCTGTTCTACGTCCTGGCAGTGCTGTGCCTTTGGCAAATGCTGCTACTGAAGTCCGGCACCAACTGGCAGAAGTATTTCATCAGCCGGAAAAGTCTTCTCACTCACGGGTTTCTGAGCGGGCTGTGCACCTACGTGTTGTTTTGGACTTTCCTGTACGGAATGGTGCACGTGTATTGA
- the LOC128274547 gene encoding WD repeat-containing protein 91 — MAHIQYMDSLIREYILFRGFSNTLKVFESELKGDKDKSFRVDKVIDQIMLLIHNHDLLGLRDLWANLNNHLFRNLEHHFATAVIKLEQSLLKFYLIVAYTSNKADKITEFFTKLSPELVTQTEWKEWFFFPFCKNPEDHAAFAVCFTKQWQDTLLISLHNFLSTIYQCMPQPVLSKAESEGCLIKKLQEENAALRSKLASIQQQQQQYLQSTGSGSHHSRLSASSSTDQRLTADGRIRYSTRSSSSMQSLSDLQPFGIPPPTHIVDDFYIIAQESNSIGNAAENQARGLKSLIRNISSGGSPVLGRRDTALERNKKRSGSVGSRSNWIHS; from the exons ATGGCGCACATTCAGTACATGGACAGTTTGATCCGAGAATATATTCTGTTTCGTGGATTTTCCAACACTCTGAAGGTGTTCGAAAGCGAGCTGAAGGGTGATAAGGACAAAAGTTTCCGTGTTGATAAAGTGATCGACCAGATAATGCTGCTGATACACAATCACGATCTACTCGGATTGCGAGACTTGTGGGCGAATCTGAATAATCATTTGTTCCGCAATTTGGAGCACCATTTCGCCACCG CGGTCATCAAACTGGAGCAATCACTGCTGAAATTCTACCTTATCGTGGCGTACACATCGAACAAGGCTGATAAAATAACCGAATTTTTTACCAAACTATCACCCGAACTGGTCACCCAGACGGAATGGAAGGAGTGGTTCT ttttcccgttttgtaAAAATCCAGAGGATCACGCAGCGTTTGCCGTGTGCTTCACGAAGCAGTGGCAGGACACGCTGCTCATTTCGCTGCACAATTTTCTCTCCACCATTTATCAGTGCATGCCACAGCCCGTCTTATCGAAGGCCGAATCGGAGGGTTGTTTGATAAAAAAGCTGCAAGAGGAGAACGCCGCCTTACGCAGCAAATTggccagcatccagcagcagcaacagcagtaccTTCAGTCGACCGGATCCGGTAGTCATCATTCGCGGCTTAGTGCATCATCCAGCACTGATCAGCGTCTCACGGCAGACGGACGGATTCGCTACTCGACCCGATCGTCGTCCAGCATGCAGTCGTTGAGCGATCTGCAACCCTTTGGCATTCCGCCTCCGACACACATCGTTGATGATTTTTACATCATTGCACAGGAATCGAACAGCATAGGGAATGCGGCGGAAAATCAGGCCCGGGGTCTAAAATCGTTGATCAGAAACATCAGCTCAGGTGGAAGTCCCGTTCTCGGGCGACGTGATACGGCTCTCGAGCGGAACAAGAAACGGTCCGGAAGTGTGGGAAGTCGCAGCAATTGGATCCATAGTTAG
- the LOC128274548 gene encoding annexin B10-like: protein MSWYYTPVPTVVPAAEFDASADANALRGAMKGMGTDEQAIIDTLAARSNAQRQQILETYASELGRDLIDDLKSELGGKFEDVIVGLMMPPEKYLCKQLHKAMDGIGTDEGTLIEVLAPQTNEEVKKIVDCYEQMYDRPLAEHLCSETSGSFRRLLTMIIVGARAPQGTVDADLAVEQANQLYSAGEGKLGTDEEVFYKLLAHCSFDQLEIVFDEYKKLSGQTIEQAMKHELSGELYDALSAIVECVQMAPHFFAKRLHKAMDGVGTDDATLIRIIVSRSEIDLQNVKDEYEQMYNKTLLSAVRNECSGDYKRALCALIGGA from the exons ATGTCCTGGTATTACACG CCCGTCCCCACTGTAGTTCCGGCCGCGGAATTCGATGCTTCAGCGGATGCTAATGCTCTGCGCGGGGCCATGAAGGGCATGGGAACGGACGAGCAAGCAATCATCGACACTCTTGCAGCACGCAGCAACGCCCAGCGGCAGCAAATTTTAGAAACGTACGCCAGCGAACTCGGTCGC GATTTAATTGACGATTTAAAATCCGAACTGGGCGGCAAGTTCGAGGACGTCATCGTTGGCTTGATGATGCCACCGGAAAAGTATCTCTGCAAGCAGCTCCACAAGGCGATGGACGGCATCGGCACGGATGAGGGTACGCTGATCGAGGTTCTGGCACCGCAAACGAACGAAGAGGTGAAGAAAATTGTCGATTGCTACGAGCAAATGTACGATCGGCCGCTGGCGGAGCACCTTTGCTCAGAAACGTCCGGCAGCTTCCGGCGGCTGCTGACGATGATCATCGTCGGAGCGCGGGCACCGCAGGGTACGGTCGATGCCGACCTGGCCGTCGAGCAGGCCAACCAGCTGTACAGCGCGGGCGAGGGCAAGCTTGGTACGGATGAGGAAGTGTTCTACAAGCTGCTGGCCCATTGCAGCTTCGATCAGCTAGAGATCGTGTTCGATGAGTACAAGAAGCTGTCGGGTCAAACGATCGAGCAAGCGATGAAACACGAGCTGAGTGGTGAATTGTACGATGCGCTGAGTGCGATCGTGGAATGCGTCCAGATGGCACCGCACTTTTTTGCCAAACGGCTACATAAGGCTATGGATGGGGTCGGTACGGACGATGCGACGCTAATCCGAATCATCGTTTCGCGCTCCGAGATCGATCTGCAGAACGTGAAGGATGAGTATGAGCAGATGTACAACAAAACACTGCTCAGTGCCGTTCGG AACGAGTGTTCCGGTGACTACAAGCGTGCACTGTGCGCCCTAATCGGTGGTGCCTAA